CTTCCCATGTTTCAAGATGGAAACCGTTCAATCTTATGTCTTTGAAACTCAATAGGCTCCTTTTAGAGCTTGGGGAATACAAGGCATTTTTGATCTCTAGATGAGTGCCCTTAGGCATCAACACATAAGCCTGGCCGTGACCTTCAATCAGGTCGGCTACACCTGCAATGGCGTGTACGTTTGCACTTTGCATTGTGAGATTTATGAAATATCTTTTGTTTGTGAGATTTAAGAAGTATCTTTTATCTCTAAGAATTGTATGACTTGTGCCACTATCCACCACGAGTATGCTCATTTCATCATTCATTTCTATAAATAAGATTTCATTTCTTAGAGACTTCAAAACTTTCATTTATTAAAGTTTCAGAACACCGAAAATAAAAACACCAAATCAATCATAAAACAATCATAAAGCAACAAAACAAGTCGTATCGAAAATTTTAGTCTTTGAGAAAATCAGAAGTCTCAAAATCCATCAGGTCGTCATTTGCAACATCAGATTCTTTATCAGCCTCATAACCGGAATCATGGACCATATGAGCCTCCGGGTTCTTGTCCTTAAGACTCTCTTGGTAGAGCTCACACTTTCTTGGTAGAGCTCACATAAGTGCTTTGGAGTTCTACAATTCTTGGCCCAATGGTTGCTCATCCCACATCTGTGACAAACGGATTTGATCGAGTAAGATGGTTTGGATATACCGCCTCGACCTCGTCCATAACTGCCTCGGCCACGGCCGGGATTGGAACCACGACCACGGTTATTGTGGTTTCCTTTCCGGCCGGCAAGTACCTATCTCGACCGTTCGAGTAATTGTCACGGTTCTTGTATCCACCACGGCCTTTGCCGTGTGATCTCTTATCATTCTGGATGTAATTGCACTCGTTGGGATTTTTCTTTTCAACTTCATTGGCCTCTGGTAATGGGGTTGTTCCAACAGGTCTAGCTTCACTGTTCTTTATCAGGAGCTCATTGTTTGCCTCGGCCAGTAGCAGGCACGAGATCAGATCAGTGTATGTGGCGAAGCCTTTCATTCGGTACTGCTGCTGCATGATTATATTTGAGGAATGAAACGTAGAGAATGTTTTCTCAAGTAATTCTTCATCGGTTACTACTTCACCACAAAGTCTCAACATCGAGACCGTCTTAAACAAGACCGAATTGTACTCATCCACTGACTTATAATCCATGAATGTTAGATTCTTCCAGTCATTTCTAGCCTTTGGGAGTAACACCGTTATCTGGTGATCATATCTATGCTGTAAAGCATCCCAAAGCTCTAGTGGATTTTCCATCGTAATATACTGATCTTTTAGACCTTCAATGAGGTGATGGCGTATAATACTTATAGCCATGTACTGATTCTTATCGGTCTCATTATTGACCTTGATGATTGCTTCACCAAGTCCTTTTGACCTTAAGCTGATCTTTGTATCTAGCGCCCACTGCAAGTAGTTATCTCCGGAGAGATTAAGGGCTGCTTTGAGATTTTCGACATCTGAATCACATTATCATTTCAATTTAGGTTCACAATGTGATCATGTGGCCGCATGGTATAACAAGCTCGGCCACAAACTTGTCTTACGCATCTATGAGAAAACAATCAATCTAATCGACCATGATGCGAATCAAACAAGCCACACGGCCATGTAGTCAAGCAAATAGGATCGGACATGTAAAACTAATTGACCATGGTGCGAACAATCTTAATATATGATTCTACATGTGCTAGAGGGATTAAGGCCACACGACCATATGAATTTTAATGCAGTCAGATTCGAATTCGTATGTTTCTACATGTTGGTCGATTTCATTAAACAATGTGAATGCAATTCAATTCAGATTCATATGTAATGCAAACAACCTTAGCAATTTGATTTATAAATTTAGGGTTTCAACTTTTAAACTAAGGCTGCCGGTTTTAATTAAAGGTTTCAAGGCCTTTAGGATTCAAGTTCTAGATTAGATTACTTCAATCAATTAATCTAACAATCCTAAAACCTCAAATCAACAAACAATCAATCAATTAAAAATCGAATTCAGTCCTTTAGGGTTTAGGGTTTCGATTCCTAAATTAGGGTTTCTCAAAATCACATCAGGAACAATCAATTTAAGTTCTAAGGAATCGATTTCTATATTTCTAGTTAAGAGATTGTCGATTTTAATCTTGTAGGTTTTAGGGTTTTGATCAAGATCAAAGTTTCCATAATAATGGATTAGGGTTTCTGATCAATCTAGGTTCTCAGATTAAGTTATACCTTTGCTTTGTAGGGGTTTAGAACCGGACCACCTTTAGATAGAGAGAGAGAGAACGAACGGATGCAATCGGGTCGTGAAACGGGACGATCGCGGGCTGGAGGCATCTCGGCTGCGAGCTGCGCGGAGATCGGGTCGTCTCGGGTACGATCGCGTCTTCGGGTTTTGATCGCGAGCTGGACAGTTCTTCTGAGCAGAGAAAGTGATCTGAGAACGTCAAGGATTCAAGAGGGATCAACTGAGTTCTTGGATGAACTAAGAACATGTCTAGGGTTTTAGGTGTGGTCGCCGGTTTTTGGCTCTTAGGGTTGAGAGGTTTCGATTTTGTCTCAGGGATCTAGAGACGATCGTGCTGATAACGTGTTGTAAAAGAATGGGGAATTGTCTGTGTATTATTAATGAACAATAGAGGTTCCTTATATAAGGATTACAAAGTATAGGAAAAAAGAAATTATCCAAAACCTAATACAACATGAAATAGGAAAAGATTTAAAACTGATAAATGGAAAACATCCTATATCTAAATCGGCCAAGAGATAGGCCGAATCTCTCTCCTCGGCCGCCGACTCTCTCTTCTCCTTTGGCCACGGTTTGGGCCTTGTTTTGGTCATTGGTTATGGGCCATCCACGTAATAATTTATAACAGGAAGGAGTATATTATTAATAAATTTTTAATGGGACACCGGAATAGTACTCTCCAACTGACAGATACAGAAACAAAATAACGGCTTATACATTAATCATTTTTTTTATTTTTAACTAAAAAACTATACCAGAATACTTTAAAATCAATAAGAATCTCATAAAAATCTCACTTTGTAGTTTCTGTAATAATAGTAAACTAGATCTCAGAAAACGAGTTTTTGTTTTCATTTATTTTTATATAAACATTTTGTTTTCAGATCTAAATTGGTATATATTATAATATATATGTGTCTATCAATTTCTAAAACATAATAAGTTTACGGTATATTTTTTTCATTGAATAGATTGTTTCAAACTTTCACATGTATTTGTATCTTCTTATATATATATATATTTTTGGATTATTATTTCATTATTAAACTCGTAACTATATATATAAAGATTAGTAAAATATTGTTTTATTGTCATATTCAAAAATTAATCATTGTTAGATAATATAAATTTTGTTATTTAAAAAAATCTATATAATTTTAAAAGTTAACATCGTCAAATATTTAAATAATTAACATATGAAGGTACGGTATTACAACATTAAATTATATCTATTTAATTTATACTATCTATAAATCCAATTGATCATCTATTGTTTAAATCCAATTATTGATAGCCCAATAAAAATTTCTGGTAGACCCAAAATTTAAATGATAAGATTATAGATTAAATGTAACATGACTTTATAGAAATATGTCTATTAGATCCTTTTTTTTAAATCACACATGAATCAATGTTGTGACTTCTGTTTAATATATAAGATTTTATAAAGTACTTTTATAATAATAGATATATTCGAATATAACATACTTATTATTTTAGTATAAATCAATTCAAACTCTTAATTGAGTACCGTAAATCAATTTTTATAACAAGTAATTGTTTAAGCTGTACTATTATTGATTGTGACAATCCAAAAAACATGGACCTCCTCACGGGACAGAAAGCTAGACTGGTAAACGAACTAATCACGAGGACAAAAGTAGGCCTGGAACTTTTATCCGAGATCCGGATTCGATCCGTGATCCGATCCGAATCCGATCCGAAAATTCGGATATCCGGAGAGGCCGAATCCGGATCCGGATAGTAAAATGTTGGATCCGTCAAAGCCGAATCCGGATCCGGATATCTTGATTTTTTAGTCCGGATATCCGGATCCGTAAATTTTATTAATAACTATTTCAAAAATAGTAATATCTATATATAAAAACTAATTTTATTTAATATATTTTCATTTTTATAATAGTATATATAAATTTTATGTAAATTTTGTAATATTATACATAGAAATAATTAAAAACATTATAAATATTTTTATTTTTAATTTATTGTTAATATTTTATATATATTAATATTATTTTTTATTTATTTTTTTTAAGGATCCAAATCCGGATCCGGATATCCGCCGGATATTATAATTTTTAGAAGGATATCCGACACCCGGATATCCGCGAACCCCGGATCCGGATAAGGATAGTAAAATTATGGATCCGCCGGATAAGGATCCGGATCCGAATATCTTAAAATTGTCCGGATACCCGATCCGTCCCAGGCCACACATTTATGACCATTCCCATAACACTCGTCGGTCATACACTTACCAATGATTCCACGTACAGAAAATAACAAGCCCTTTTTGTGTCAGTTACGCGCTAACTTCCACCAAATACATTGTATAGTCATTGTTTTCGGTCTGCATCTATATTTCAGGACTCGCCAAACGTTATGGTTAATTTATTAATATACACTGAGCAAACAAATCTTCGAACTACTCAGCAGGTTGTATCTAATAACGAGTTCTCTGAGAGCAACATTATCGGGGCTTCTAAGCCTCGTTGCTTAACCCAATTCGGCCCAAATTTAAATCAAAATTGCAGAAAAATAAAAGAGTCATTTTTTAGGTAAGAAGTTTTTGGCCGAAGTGCTTGTGTCACGTGGCAAGTGGTGATAGGAGGTAGGAAGCGGTAGAGGGAAGTGGTCGTTCGGTCTCCATCCATTCTCTTCGTCTCCCTCTTCTCTCTCTCTCTCTGTCTCCGGAGAAGGCGATTTCTCGAGTAGTGAAGCAGCGTCGTTTACCACACCGATCTACCGTTCAATCCAAAGCTCTACCGCCGCATCGAATCTCCACCAGGTTCGTCCTTCTTCTCTGAACTTATTTATTGCGATAATCGGTGAGATTTGTCGATTTAATATTTTTTTTGGTTTGATTCCTTTTTGCATGCGTGGTGTTTGATCTCGGTGTGCATCGTCTCACTATTCTCTCTCTCTCTCTCTCGACGGTAGATTTCGGACGCCGTCGTCTATTCTCACCCAATCCACAAGGATCTCGCCGTTGTGCTCCGAATCGAAACGATACAAGGTTTGTCTTCTATCTCTGTTAATATTCTATCTCTGTTATAGCCAAAGATTTAGAGGAATCATATAAACTAATTGATTGGTTTGTTTCTGAATGTTTGGTTGTATAGTTTCTGATGGTTTGGTTGGCGACGAATTTGATTGTGAACTGATCTGTGTTTGATTGTATAGTCGATTGATTTGTGTATTTTAGATTAAATTTTGGATTTTCTACTCGATGGATCTATGTTTGTTTGACAATTTGAATATATACTTGATTGATTAGTGAAGTTTTTATTAACAATTTGAAAATATTTGTTTTAATATAACAGAATTTGAATATATTTGTTTTATCAACTGGGATTTTGAAGAATTCGACAATGAAAACAAAGAAGAAATTTAACTAAGTAGGTGTGGACATTTAAGGAAGACGTTGTAGTGAGTGTTGTAGTTAGTTTGGTTTTGTAGTTATTAGTTTCGAACTAATAAGCTGTTTGTAACGAGTATAAGTTTATTGTTTGGCTCATTGTAAGTGGAGTGTATTTTGTTTCTAACCAAATGAAAATCATATTTAGTTACTTGATTGCTTTGATGGTTGTTATGCTTGTAATAACTATTGATTAGACTCTAGTAGTTGATGGTTAGGTCTTTATTTAAAGCTCTTTGATGGTTGTTATCCTTGTCTTTATGATATCTTTCTCTCTTATTTCTTTATATAATCCGCCACAAGCTTTAATTCTTGTTGTGGTAATCTCTTTCTCTCTTGTTTCTCTCCGGTTTCTCTTTCTTTCTTTTATAATCCTCTCATTCTACTCGCTATGGATTCAACGAATCCATTGAATCCATATAGTGATTCCCCTAGCTATAGCTATCTTTTCTACAGTCAAAACTTCCGGTATGGAAGTTATCCTTCGAGTCAAAACTTTGAAGGAGCATCCGAGATACCTCCTTTTAGTAATATTTTATACCTAAGAACCTTCAAAAAGTTCCATTGATAATGTTGTTTTTCACTTAAGTATCTTAGAAAAGTGCTTAGACTAGAAATACTAATTAAAAATTCTGAGAACTTTTCTAAGAAGTGTTGTTGATAATGTTGCTATGATGTCGCTAGTTCAATTTATAGAAATGTACTAGGTGACCATAAAACCCCATTAAAAACCTTGAATTTGAATAAGGACACCGGAAAAAGAGAGTTATTAACATGTTCTGATCCGGTCCAAATAGATATTCAGATGTCTTGATGTATTTTTCTAACACTAGACTGGATGATGTAAAGTGAAAAAGGGAGCTAGCAAAACCCAACTGTTACAAATTACAGTATTGATTAAAAAAACAATACAGTTGTAGTTTTTTGCTTTCGATGTCCATGAATGACAGCGGTTGAAACAGTCAAACAACAAATAAATATATAGAAATAGAAACAATCTGAACAAATAAAAAGTAACTTGGTTTGTTGGTAGGCTAGTTGGTACAACAACTGTAGAATTGAAATTTAAGTAATTTTGGCTGCAGTTTTCTTTTGACTAAAGACTATAATTTTGGCTGTAGTTATAAAGTTAGCATGTAGTTTACTGGAAAATGTAAAATTTGGCTGGGAATAATTACAATCATTATACTAGGAGAGGAATGGATTTTATAGTATTATCTTAGGTATTTGTCAATCAGACACATACCTATCATTGGGTAAGCAATGAGATCACAATGGACTCTGACGCATGTGGGAATAAAACGACGTTACCCAATACTAAATACAAACCATATAGTATTACCACGCGCCTCGCACATGTTATAGCTCCTTACTTGGAACTTGATCTGCCCCCTTGATCTTGTAGTTTTAAATCACACACTATCAATTTATCATAATAATTTATTCGATGCAAATCTGAGCCTATCCAAAGCTTAAGATTACTATACATTTGATAAACTACAATACAATAAATTATTGACCATAGTCTTTGCAAGATTGCAATCGCTAAATATTTGTATTAAACATAGTTCAAATTCTTTTTTTTTTCTAAAACATAGTTCAAATTCTTTTGAATTAATTTTTATGTAAAATAAGCGGCAGAGCGTGGCAAAGATAAAAATAAAGAAGTAAGCTATAATTGAGCAAGTATCGTGTACATGTTTTTCTGCATATTTGGCAAAGTCAACATTTGGAATCCGTTATGATGGAATGACACAAATATTTTTAAATTCATCGAGTTTAAAATCAAATTAAATATTTAAAATTTTAGTATCAAATTAAATATTTGGAATTTTAATATCAATTAAGTATTTTGGAATTTTAAATTAGACAGTAGAAGAAGACCAATCGTTTTATAAGTATATACATTGGAAAAGCCAATTCAGACACTACTTATCTTTCTAGTCGTCACCTTTCTTTTCTCTCCTTTCTTTTTCTATTTATACAATCTTCCAAAAACAAAGAAAAAGTAAAGAGAAGAGAGGGAAGGAAATATAAGAGTATAACGATGAGAGGAAAAGGAGGAGATCCAGAGTCGAGGATTCCGTTGTTGAAGAGCCATGAAACGGCGGTGGAAGACGGTGGAGGATTGAAGAGAAGAGTTTGGGTTGAGACAAAGAAGCTATGGCAAATCGTTGGTCCTGCGATATTCACTCGTATTACGACATATTCTATGCTTGTAATAACTCAAGCCTTCGCTGGTCATCTCGGGGATCTCGAACTCGCCGCTATATCAATCGTTAATAACGTCGTCGTCGGCTTCAACTTCGGCCTCTTGGTACGTTTTCATTTTTTGCGCATTCGTTTAATTTAAGATGAGGATACATAATATGAACGTGGTGCAGCTCGGAATGGCGAGTGCATTGGAAACGTTGTGTGGACAAGCGTTTGGAGCAAAGAAATATCACATGTTGGGAGTTTATATGCAACGTTCTTGGATTGTTCTCTTCTTTTGTTGCATCTTGTTATTACCGACTTATCTTTTCACAACTCCGGTTCTCAAATTTCTCGGTCAGCCAGATGATATCGCTGAGCTTTCTGGTGTCGTCTCCGTTTGGGTCATCCCTCTTCATTTCGCTTTCGCTTTGTCTTTTCCACTTCAACGTTTCCTCCAGTGCCAGCTCAAAAACCAGGTACGCAATATCAATATTGTTTTAAACACAAATATTTCTTTAGGATTTTTATTTTTTCTGGCAGAAATACTAGTCATGTTTTTGTATTCTCTACGCGACATTCAGCTCAGATACCTAATATACACGTACTTGTATGTGTGTTTATAAATACTAAAAAGACATTTACATTGCAATAAAGAAAGTACCTATGTATGTTTTTACAAGTTTATCACAAATGAATGTTAGTACAAAAGGCAAGAAGCAACTATAGTTATTTATAATAGTCTTTCTTGGATGACAAAGTCTTCGTTTTTTTGTGGGTTTATTTAGGTGACTGCGATTGCGTCTGCGATTGCATTGGTCGTTCACTTTTTAGTGTGCTGGTTGTTCGTTGATGGACTTAAACTCGGAGTCGTGGGAACTATGGCTACGGTTAGTATCTCTTGGTGGGTCAACGTTCTTATTACTTTAGGTTACTCCGTGTGTGGCGGCTGTCCACTCACTTGGACCGGCTTCTCCTCCGAAGCCTTCACCGGGCTTTGGGAGTTTCTCAAACTCTCTGCTTCTTCCGGCGTCATGCTTTGGTACCTATAAATATATCAATTTTGTGGCTTTTTACAATGAGCCCGACATAGTTTCTAACGGTAGATATATGTTTTTGGACAGTTTGGAGAATTGGTATTATCGAATTTTGATAATAATGACTGGAAATCTTGAGAATGCTCGAATAGCTGTTGACTCTTTGTCTATTTGGTAAGTCGTCGTTTCTTTACCTCAGACGTTTTTTTTTTGTTTTGTTTATATTTAAGTTGTTTTTCATACTATAATAATAGAAGAAAAAGCCATATCAATCATATAATCTTATCTCATCGTTTTGCACGTCTACTTTTGGTTGTTGCTGAAAGGTCATTAACTTATAATTGACTTATTTAATTCTTTCTAAACAACTGTATATTTTTATTTTTTAATTCCTTTATTTTATGTATGATTAACTTGTGAAACAAAACTTTTGGCAGCATGTCGATAAATGGTTGGGAGATGATGATTCCTATCGCTTTCTTCGCCGGAACCGGGTAAATAAGCCTTTCTTCTCTACTTGCTAACTTCTATACCGACTTACGAATATGGTCTAACTAGATCTCGTCGGTTTAACCCACTTTTATAATGGCATGTAAAGTAAAGCATCTGGCTGTTACAACGGGCCCGTGAAATTATAAGGTGGTAATGGAATTATTAGATAACATGTAAGGTTCGTGAAAACAAGCCTCTCTTCTTTTCCAACTACATCTGCAAAGGATTTTACAAAAATGCGTTTGATTAAATGGTATTTAGTATAAGCTATGAATCTTAAATGCGTTTCTGCTTTCTGGTTCGCAGTTAATGTACATTTTGGCAAGTATACGATTTTACTGTTAGTTAGGTTATTCATGATTTCATGAACATGATTCGCAAGAAAACATCAAACACCTTCCTCTCTTTTGTTTTCAAGCCATTATTCTCAAAACATTACACTACACATCTTCTAATACAAGGAAGGAATAGGATACTTTTTGCATAGAACATTATTATTTTCTGAAAAATATGAAATTCAAACCTAATATTGGCATTTTGGGCTACATCCTTCTGGCTTCTTCTACCTTCTTCCGTAGTTGGCTTGATTCTTTTTGCCAACTTGTCGTTTTGTATGAGTAAGACAGTACGAGGACACAAATTATAATTTTTTATCCTTCCTATATGTTACCTGATCTATAGCTTCTCGTTGTTCACTTGTTTTTTATTTGTGTGGGGGCAGATTCAAGTATACTATTAAGTATACTATTTATTTGTGTGGGGGCAAATTACATTACATGTATTGTAGGAAATAACTGTCGTTACACTTTTAAATAGAAACCTGATTGAATAAAGGTTATAGAAAAACAATCATCTAGATTTGGCTGATGATACATCAACGATTGCAGTGTACGTGTGGCAAACGAACTAGGAGCAGGCAACGGGAGAGGAGCAAGGTTTGCGACGATTGTATCAGTGACACAGTCTTTAATCATCGGATTGTTTTTCTGGGTGATCATAATGCTTTTCCACAACCAAATCGCTTGGATCTTTTCTTCAAGTGAAGAAGTCTTAATG
The DNA window shown above is from Brassica oleracea var. oleracea cultivar TO1000 chromosome C3, BOL, whole genome shotgun sequence and carries:
- the LOC106334915 gene encoding protein TRANSPARENT TESTA 12-like is translated as MRGKGGDPESRIPLLKSHETAVEDGGGLKRRVWVETKKLWQIVGPAIFTRITTYSMLVITQAFAGHLGDLELAAISIVNNVVVGFNFGLLLGMASALETLCGQAFGAKKYHMLGVYMQRSWIVLFFCCILLLPTYLFTTPVLKFLGQPDDIAELSGVVSVWVIPLHFAFALSFPLQRFLQCQLKNQVTAIASAIALVVHFLVCWLFVDGLKLGVVGTMATVSISWWVNVLITLGYSVCGGCPLTWTGFSSEAFTGLWEFLKLSASSGVMLCLENWYYRILIIMTGNLENARIAVDSLSICMSINGWEMMIPIAFFAGTGVRVANELGAGNGRGARFATIVSVTQSLIIGLFFWVIIMLFHNQIAWIFSSSEEVLMAVNKLSILLAFTVLLNSVQPVLSGVAVGSGWQSYVAYINLGCYYCIGVPFGFVMGWVFNFGVMGIWAGMIFGGTAVQTMILAFITMRCDWEKEAQKANTRVNKWSNIIK